In one window of Macadamia integrifolia cultivar HAES 741 chromosome 2, SCU_Mint_v3, whole genome shotgun sequence DNA:
- the LOC122094264 gene encoding probable disease resistance protein RF9, producing MSSTLRDATDKCRTRNEVEEWVNQVRDVVMEAEDVIDFFIIRAERQLHRNFLTRYICYPNQLYYLHKLGREIANSIKKINQLSVRRSTLGLATSEAELSSVGMITNEQELPFFLGDLVEEFSIGFEKEESEIAKKLLIPIGSPGPFPGVVSVVGMSGSGKTTLARRIHRRNDVKQHFRTRAWISVSQQYRIKDLLQVIIEQIKPLTAEEKKELDVESLIHRLSSYLKETTYLMVFKQIGKLILPKYSSVRGTDILELPSSIGDLENLQTLDLRFTCLRQLPMTMMKIQQLRNLVLRGPLGCGPQNFDCPLDHMTNLQTLMLHEGKWMSRLDKLTNLRALYIFSEKNQYYPFKEALLNAIPKLNHLRGLSLVDSKREEEAVVLPASFSDNLELYHMELEGIIGIRDFPPNVTTLILNFQSGQRMDELMEKLKKLANLRCLILIKTYLGSKIIFSADGFRQLEELVLTQLDDLQDLIVEEGALPNLKVLRILRCFALKRLPLGLKQLVTLRELTLSVMSKELEHRVQKETGVDWEIIKHIPCIETKSELTHFHLRKFYRQWC from the coding sequence ATGAGTTCTACATTGCGAGACGCCACCGATAAATGTCGGACAAGAAATGAGGTGGAAGAATGGGTGAACCAGGTTAGAGATGTTGTTATGGAGGCAGAGGATGTAATTGATTTCTTCATCATCAGAGCAGAGAGACAACTGCACAGAAACTTCCTAACCAGGTACATCTGCTACCCCAATCAACTCTATTATCTCCACAAGTTAGGAAGGGAAATTGCAAATTCCATCAAAAAGATTAACCAGCTTTCAGTTAGGAGATCTACATTAGGTCTTGCAACTTCAGAGGCAGAGTTAAGTTCAGTTGGTATGATCACAAATGAACAAGAACTGCCTTTTTTTCTGGGAGATCTTGTTGAAGAATTCTCTATTGGATTCGAAAAGGAAGAGAGTGAAATAGCAAAGAAGTTGCTGATACCTATAGGGTCCCCGGGGCCATTTCCTGGTGTTGTTTCAGTAGTAGGAATGAGTGGTAGTGGAAAAACCACACTTGCTAGAAGAATCCACAGAAGAAATGATGTTAAGCAACATTTTCGGACTCGTGCCTGGATTTCTGTCTCCCAACAATATAGAATAAAAGATCTTCTCCAGGTCATCATAGAACAGATCAAGCCGCTCACCGCCGAAGAGAAGAAGGAGCTAGATGTAGAGAGCCTGATCCATAGGCTCTCAAGTTACTTAAAAGAAACAACTTACCTAATGGTGTTCAAGCAAATTGGAAAACTCATTCTCCCTAAGTATTCAAGTGTACGTGGAACTGACATACTAGAACTTCCATCTTCAATAGGAGACTTGGAAAATCTACAAACGTTGGATTTACGATTTACTTGTCTCAGACAATTGCCTATGACGATGATGAAAATACAGCAGCTAAGAAATCTTGTTCTAAGGGGTCCACTTGGATGTGGTCCCCAGAACTTTGATTGCCCTCTTGATCACATGACGAATCTGCAAACACTAATGCTACATGAAGGCAAATGGATGAGTAGGCTGGACAAGTTGACTAATTTGAGAGCGTTATATATATTCTCTGAAAAAAATCAGTATTATCCATTTAAAGAGGCATTGTTAAATGCCATCCCCAAATTAAACCACCTTCGTGGGCTTTCTTTGGTAGATtccaaaagagaagaggaagcaGTAGTTCTTCCTGCTTCATTTTCTGACAACTTGGAGCTATATCATATGGAATTAGAAGGAATAATTGGAATCCGAGATTTTCCCCCTAATGTCACCACCTTAATATTAAATTTTCAGAGCGGACAACGAATGGATGAACTGATGgagaaattaaagaagctaGCCAATTTAAGGTGTCTCATCTTGATTAAGACATATCTGGGATCCAAAATCATTTTCTCTGCAGATGGGTTTCGTCAACTTGAGGAATTGGTGTTGACTCAATTAGatgatttacaagatctcataGTGGAAGAAGGAGCATTACCGAACCTTAAGGTTTTAAGGATTCTACGTTGCTTTGCATTAAAAAGGCTTCCACTTGGGTTAAAACAATTGGTCACTCTTCGGGAACTTACTTTGTCAGTTATGTCAAAAGAGCTTGAACACAGGGTCCAAAAAGAGACGGGGGTAGATTGGGAGATCATCAAGCACATACCCTGCATTGAAACTAAATCAGAATTGACACATTTTCATTTACGAAAATTTTATCGTCAATGGTGTTGA